The following proteins are co-located in the Camelina sativa cultivar DH55 chromosome 12, Cs, whole genome shotgun sequence genome:
- the LOC104730406 gene encoding defensin-like protein 159: protein MAKLSCSYFLVLMLVLSAFLMVERAEGKLCHVTIVKEMPCDIVDCRLSCFNGYNGVGKCFDDPKVGGTQNCGCLYNC from the exons atgGCCAAGTTATCATGTTCTTATTTCCTTGTACTCATGCTTGTATTGTCAG CTTTTTTAATGGTTGAAAGAGCTGAGGGGAAGCTATGTCATGTGACGATTGTCAAAGAAATGCCATGTGATATTGTCGATTGCCGTTTAAGCTGCTTTAATGGGTACAATGGAGTTGGCAAATGTTTTGACGATCCTAAAGTCGGAGGGACTCAAAATTGTGGTTGTCTATATAACTGTTAg